The sequence CCCCAGTCCCATGTTTTAGAAGATGAAACGGAGCATAATGGACTGGTTAGCTCTGCAAAATTCCGAATATACGGGCTGATGAAAGATGCTAAGTCGATGGAGCTACGTAGCTCTGAAACGGTGGCTGGTTGTCGAACTTGTTGCAAATGTTTTATCTTTGCCTCATACACGTGGAACCCAGACTCATCTAAGTTATGACCCAGAAATTTTATGTGGCGTTTATCTAGTTCGCATTTTTGCATTTTCAAGGttagattgtttttttttctatatctgTAGAACCTACGCCTACAATCCCACATTGACCTTAAGGCCTAAACTCCAATTTTTGGGTGGCCTGGAATGGAACACATGTTGAAGGCATGTCCAATTTGATTCAAGAATCGCCATGAATATTGATGTTTGGACTGCTGGGAGCATGAGCATGTATACCCATAGGCATTAGTTTATGCGTCGAGGCCAAAAAGGCCTAAACTGCAAGGAACTCTCGGAAGACGTAGAACATCTGATAATGACATATCCAATTTTGGTTTTTTGATTATCGATTATTATTTGGTACCGCATTAAAAATTCTCTAAGAATCAATTAATTGAGCGTGAAAATAGTAGTTTAAGCAAAAAAGCTTTTTCATATTCTTTTGTCGTCCCCCAATAGGTGACGTGAGAAGTGACAtatacaaaaattgtaaaacattgtaaaaaaaagtatccggctccgtaacgccaaaTAGCAAATGAGCCTTGCAAATAAACGCGAGATAATAAAAGTAAAGAACATATATTAGCAAATAAGGATGTTAATGTTGATGAAACACGTGTGACTTGAGATTTCTTTTCCAACGTTAAACATTATTCAGCTGGTGCTCTTTTTCTGACATCAGTTACGTACTAGTGCTGCAGGGCAATGGATCGTTTTATTTAATGTCATgggctttattttattttcattttattacaTCTTTCAATAGAAGACGTAtacaattttgaacaatttcaactagcgtttttttcattgaattctAAGAAACTAAAACGATTACATTGAGTTTGCCTATTCGAATATCGCTTTTTATAAATATGTACTACGATATTGCTTATCAAATATACACAGAACATTTCGTTATTACTTCACAATCAGTAAGTTCTCCAGCAATCATCACAGTTCATGTTGCATTTCGGACGGAATGTTGAGTCTTATTAGTTTTCCGAACTGCGACTGATTGTAAATTCGAGCATCCTCCTATCTACAACTCTCCTCCATCTTGCCGATCCATGCGTTGCAGTGCAATGTTCTCTCCAACGGTGGAAAACCGTTGACGCCTGCCGCTTCCACCGGACGGTTTAAACCACATCGTACGCAATACGCACATAATTAGACATCCGGTTCCAATCAAGCTGGCCACTATAGACACGATTGTCAACCCACTGGCGTACTGGTTACCATCGTCAAACGGTTCCGGTGGCATCCCGTGCTGTTCAGTGGGTTCGGAGATTGCCGCTAGTCGCGCTGGTGTTCCTTTTCGTTTAAACTTGTGAACCTTAGTCGGTAGTAATTCAGCTACGTAGATCTCGGCTCCATCAGCGCTGATGGCGAGATCATGTGGATTGCTGAACACATGATGTGGATTGTCTGGATAGAATCGCCCCACAATTTCGCTGTTATTCATTGACATGATGAATCCCAGAACGGGTTGTGAGGTCGTGAATTGCGGACCATTTATTATGTAGAATAGTCCACCTTGGATCGGAAGGTACTGGACGCTGAACAAGCGACTTCCGATCTTGCCGCTGCTGTACATTGAATGGAATGTTCCATTTTGTGCATGGAAGCACTGAACCCGGCCTTGTTCGCGATCGGCCACACAAACGAGACCCTTGTCTTCGGCGTAGGTTAGTGCGTGAGGTATTGCAAAGAAGTTCTCCGGAACAGACCCAGGTGGCATGGAGAAAGTTCGCGTTAGCTCGAACGAGTTCTTTCCCCAGGTAAGAATCAATTGACCTTCAGAGGAAAACTTCATGAAGCGCCcattgcagtagccatcggctACGAAAAAGTCTCCATTCTCTAGCACTGCCACCGAGGTGGGTTTGCAAAAATTTGACGGACCGGTTCCCGGCTCAAAGCGTTGGCCAAGCGTAAGAACCGGTTTGATTCGAGACACCGTCAAATCGAATTTGAAAACCTGATGCATCGCTACATCCGTCACCCAGTAGTTGTCGCTCTTGTCGATTGTGAGCCCGTGAGGCATGTAGAAGCTAAAATAGTGTGATTGTTTAGCTTGATTTTTACGTCATAGGGCTGGTTGCGATAAAGGCAGAGTCATTTGTCTAAGTTTTGATAATCTTTTCCGTTTTCTAAATTGTAATtctacaattacaatttttattataaaaaacattttttggaaCTATTCAAGTATCAGAGAAACTACCTTATCACTATAATCATCTTCTATAACAGCATTTCTCGCTACCAGCCTTGACGGTCATACAAAATCTCTTCACTCACAAATTAGCACCCCATTCGCTTAGCAGATCGCCGCTTTCATGGTTGAATGTCAACAGAGTGTTCTCATCAATCTGCCCAACATCGATATAATTATAGCGATTTCGCCGATCAAATGACGTCGCATTCCATACTGTTGGACCTCGATGAAAGACGACCAAGTTTCCCTGGGAATCGAAGGCTACGGCTGACACTGAACCGAGCTTCCTGTCCAATTTGGGCCAGTCCTGCACGTATTCGTATTCTGTGAATTAGAAAAACAAATACTGCTAACTACCAACCATTAACGCAGTCAATTAACCGAGTTCCAATTACCAAAATCGTGTTGCCGGTGGTCCTCAGTTCCGCTAGCATTCAGCCCCTTCAACAAACAAAGGCAATAGTAAACGAAATGTTACACCTATTTCATTATTGTCTCAAGTGATTTAAGACTTCCTCTTCTTCATCTTTCAACCCACCTGTTGTTGTTGAAGCTGTGGTAGCCCATTTGCCACCCAGGCGATAGTTAGTATTTGGACCAGAACGTAAATCATCCACAGATGTTGGAGCGGTTTTTCCTGGCTTTGTGtaaacattttatatttttctgcATATTTTCCCCATACAGGAATGCTCCACGTAAAAAAGTCGAATGTGGCGAATATGTTTTCTCGAATAAATCAATATCATTGGGTGTTATCAGTGCAATGAGCTTAACACTGCATGCATGTCACTGAACAAGTTTCTTCGATAAAAAATTAGTAATCACTCAAGCGTTCTGTATTAGGATGATGGATAAAGCACCGTTATCAATGCTACTACAGCCAGAATACTGTATCAAGTTATCAGCTAAACTGTTTCTATTGCACAGTTGAACTATACGATCCGCGCGATCCGACAATTTTGAATGAACTAACTTCTTCGCGAAGCAGCAGAGTGTAAGTCAATCGTGAATCAGCGGCACAGGTGAATGAATTTCATTGACATGATTGATGGGCTGGCTGCGAACGGATTTTAATTTTCAGCTGTGTGAGTAAACGAGTGACTATATAGGTAGATGTCGGAGTTTGATGTTTCTTTAACAGTTGTTGAATGGATCATTAAAACAATCTCAATAAATTATGATTAATGTATAAATGTTCGACATTGTGTTACTCGAACCATAACTTATTAGCTCTAAACAACAATGTTTGATTTAAATACGTAAAGCGAATAGAACATTAAATACAAGATTGTGTcaagaaaaatcaataaaagatGATTCACCC comes from Armigeres subalbatus isolate Guangzhou_Male chromosome 2, GZ_Asu_2, whole genome shotgun sequence and encodes:
- the LOC134214130 gene encoding peptidyl-alpha-hydroxyglycine alpha-amidating lyase 1; translated protein: MFTQSQEKPLQHLWMIYVLVQILTIAWVANGLPQLQQQQGLNASGTEDHRQHDFEYEYVQDWPKLDRKLGSVSAVAFDSQGNLVVFHRGPTVWNATSFDRRNRYNYIDVGQIDENTLLTFNHESGDLLSEWGANFFYMPHGLTIDKSDNYWVTDVAMHQVFKFDLTVSRIKPVLTLGQRFEPGTGPSNFCKPTSVAVLENGDFFVADGYCNGRFMKFSSEGQLILTWGKNSFELTRTFSMPPGSVPENFFAIPHALTYAEDKGLVCVADREQGRVQCFHAQNGTFHSMYSSGKIGSRLFSVQYLPIQGGLFYIINGPQFTTSQPVLGFIMSMNNSEIVGRFYPDNPHHVFSNPHDLAISADGAEIYVAELLPTKVHKFKRKGTPARLAAISEPTEQHGMPPEPFDDGNQYASGLTIVSIVASLIGTGCLIMCVLRTMWFKPSGGSGRRQRFSTVGENIALQRMDRQDGGEL